From a region of the Paenibacillus lutimineralis genome:
- a CDS encoding SDR family NAD(P)-dependent oxidoreductase: MNLNMGERKGVQEMDALSDVRFSTVIKNSNYIVRDHRVHGVRIMPGVTLLDMIYRFLQSKGIVLRDIELRKILFSEPISTSEYYDKKIRISFTKRAGFYEVLAQSMRVKGDEVLSGDWDENLRCELHLHLASTAERKTIDIAAIKNESQRVEDMDYAYSYVRKIDIRHSDFMKGLGKLYYGNRRILAEITLGELAGEYLGHYYMHPCYLDAATLVQGFVVLQDLDFSQEVHASIPMFIESFRSYEPMKKQIYVYIKDEGYPDGAIKDLMYFDIEVYNAQGEEIATFKRWGLKKIRSKDLISRLKKVEPAQALLETAGAPATLLLPEVAAAPADQKEAIASYLKELISSLSGIPGAGLHEAEGFYSQGLNSQHLLEIVKRLEDRLGDSLYPTLLFEYANIEELSQYILEEYGSVFFATLDGGVEHRGDGYPSYPGTSRSDVCPSGTESAAVQAYAPVWFSSPLEAAGLVGKTEQVLVFCSSHDELYALKGTEAAECFTYVLPGERRGTVEERVYQLAFSREEDYVWLADELKRSGCMPGIIIYTLHLTVEANRLDPIFYMLRELLRRKIKMAAKVLYVYARDNATAHPGDAAMAGFLHCVQSETVKVSYKCVGLDEVSRKQKVQIVLDEAYGSWNDEHSVSYERNERMVKGYRKVGTAVQSSGESVIRSNCTYLVTGGAGGIGKLLAKYIASQGGQAILCGRAGNPPEGLHALLESYSNLEYVSCDVTDLAAVQRLHHHLKQTYGSVHGIFHCAGITRDGYLVQKDRSELDQVLRVKVEGTANLDEVFKHEPLAFFVAFSSVAGILGNPGQSDYGYANGYMDGYIYMRESLRAKGERKGQSLSVNWPLWREGGMQGGSHTEHTLRERFGITLLETEAGLGAMEWALRQQEAELLILPGDESRIDAVIAKGEAKNQPQGEASLTPQYTHELPAEDTLSANHKLPEKDSLPASPAHASITAAEALTKDDDLAIIGLSGRFPGADDLFEYWEVLKSGKDCITEIDPERWSHEEVQRIARDSWSKDASKWGGFLRDVDKFDSLLFNVAPYQAALMDPHERVFLEMAWEAFEDAGYTRSALKGRKIGVFAGAMWMQYQLYNNSRNVSTSTISSIANRVSYYFGLTGPSLGIDTMCSSSLTALHLACQSVKSGDSPMALVGGVNLSVHPDKYLLLSQGNFASSDGRCRSFGEGGDGYVPAEAAGAILIKPLGQAKRDQDRIYAVIKGSAINHGGESSGFTVPNQKAQEEAVAEAIARSGVDAATINYIEAHGTGTSLGDPIEVRALMKAYKPFSTEEFRCAIGSVKSNIGHAEAAAGISSIAKVLLQMQHGQLVPSIHSETLNPHIPFEDSGFYVQRKLEEWKPVITTASGVTTVHPLRAGISAFGAGGSNAHLILEKVDDGAAETIHGRNGAEEEGPHIFVLSAQTAERLQAYASRMMVFLGGGSNQSGKELQDALAQVKVAVADIQGIPAGHIGEDSTLGELGLGHVEFVQLCGRLEAGGQRLNALAFDGDFTMHQMASLVSGWNGQDAALSAYKGRGGHDISLRSLAYTLQTAREPMKHRMAIIYYSLDELIGELKLYLDGGASGRIFTGEGGKKADLQPQTGSYSLNHAGTLARAWTEGTAIIWKELYGAKLPLLLRLPHYPFARKRHWIEPMEHENGAVRSTTPVASAGIHPGQSKRQSPEARPASAQSDFLKAASHSYQQVESASGTSRPPMAETPGVPYTGSEVGLEYIDGNIALIRIQDSLHNNTFTHEVIQGITHCFQRVQNDERIKAIVVAGNERIFSMGGTQEQLLDISDSKLSFTDAPILYRGMLECPVPVISAMEGHASGGGMLFGLYADVVVMAEESVYSAAFAKYGFTPGMGATFILEDKLGKNLATEMMFTAKMYTGEQLKNRAASVLFRTKANVLQEAISIARLIAEKPRTTVSVLKRELSGRVLNSLQYCVERENEMHRITFTTPEVKEKILHLYRSYGQEGTERIPQTQKAAAEIREVFPSGASRAAPPLDESSGASLAQPSSPSQLAPMIPQARGVSPAEIQSEVARIIANRIQLHEDELDEGMNFKDMGVDSISGVEIVRDINESFGLQLDTIDIYDYSTIQLLSAHIINWQVSEKPGPESRVAVESNEERDLLDLLTRMNEDELDVNEVAQFLEVYL, encoded by the coding sequence ATGAACTTGAATATGGGGGAGCGGAAAGGTGTGCAGGAGATGGACGCGTTAAGCGATGTGCGGTTCAGCACAGTAATAAAAAACAGCAATTATATCGTCAGGGATCACAGGGTACATGGCGTCCGAATTATGCCCGGTGTTACTCTGCTTGACATGATCTACCGATTTCTTCAGTCGAAAGGTATTGTGCTGCGTGATATCGAACTGCGAAAGATTCTGTTCAGCGAGCCGATCTCCACAAGCGAGTATTATGATAAAAAAATCCGCATTAGCTTCACGAAAAGAGCTGGATTCTACGAGGTTTTGGCGCAGAGCATGAGGGTAAAGGGAGATGAAGTACTAAGCGGCGATTGGGATGAGAATCTCCGCTGCGAGCTCCATCTCCACCTTGCTTCAACCGCGGAACGCAAGACGATCGACATTGCTGCTATCAAGAATGAAAGCCAGCGTGTGGAGGACATGGATTATGCCTATAGCTATGTGCGCAAAATCGATATCCGGCACAGTGATTTCATGAAGGGACTAGGCAAGCTATATTACGGCAACCGCCGCATTCTAGCGGAGATTACACTAGGGGAGCTGGCTGGAGAGTATCTAGGCCATTATTACATGCATCCGTGCTATTTGGATGCCGCGACGCTGGTGCAAGGCTTCGTGGTACTTCAGGATCTTGATTTCTCCCAGGAGGTCCATGCCTCCATCCCGATGTTTATTGAGTCCTTCCGTTCCTATGAACCGATGAAGAAACAAATCTACGTCTACATCAAGGACGAAGGATATCCTGACGGAGCGATCAAGGATTTAATGTACTTTGACATCGAGGTGTACAACGCGCAGGGGGAGGAAATTGCTACTTTCAAGCGCTGGGGGCTCAAAAAAATCCGTTCCAAGGATTTGATCAGCAGGTTGAAAAAAGTGGAGCCTGCACAAGCCCTTCTAGAAACCGCCGGAGCGCCGGCTACGCTCCTGTTGCCTGAAGTTGCCGCGGCTCCGGCAGACCAGAAAGAAGCCATAGCTTCTTATTTGAAGGAACTGATCAGCAGCTTGTCCGGGATCCCCGGCGCTGGACTGCATGAAGCGGAAGGCTTTTACAGCCAGGGCCTGAACTCGCAGCATCTACTGGAGATCGTCAAACGGCTTGAGGATAGGCTCGGCGACAGCTTGTACCCTACCCTGCTCTTTGAATACGCTAATATCGAAGAATTAAGCCAATATATTCTGGAAGAGTACGGCTCCGTTTTTTTTGCGACATTGGATGGGGGCGTGGAGCACAGGGGTGATGGATATCCGTCTTACCCGGGCACCAGTAGATCAGATGTCTGCCCTTCAGGTACGGAGAGTGCGGCAGTCCAAGCTTACGCGCCGGTGTGGTTTTCAAGCCCGCTTGAAGCCGCTGGACTGGTGGGGAAAACGGAGCAGGTACTGGTTTTTTGCAGCAGCCATGACGAATTGTACGCCCTTAAAGGCACGGAAGCTGCCGAATGCTTCACCTATGTACTTCCTGGTGAGCGGCGTGGCACGGTTGAAGAGCGGGTATACCAATTAGCTTTTTCTCGGGAAGAGGATTATGTATGGCTCGCTGATGAGCTGAAGCGTTCAGGGTGTATGCCTGGGATTATCATCTATACTTTGCATTTGACCGTAGAGGCGAATCGGCTTGATCCGATCTTCTATATGCTGAGGGAACTGTTGCGCCGCAAGATCAAGATGGCGGCGAAGGTGCTTTATGTGTATGCCCGGGATAACGCAACCGCGCACCCGGGAGATGCTGCCATGGCCGGATTTCTGCATTGCGTCCAGTCGGAAACAGTTAAGGTGTCCTATAAATGCGTGGGACTGGATGAAGTCAGCCGTAAACAAAAAGTTCAAATTGTATTGGATGAGGCTTACGGGAGCTGGAACGATGAGCATAGCGTTAGCTACGAGCGAAATGAGCGTATGGTTAAAGGCTACCGTAAAGTGGGTACCGCTGTTCAGTCCTCCGGAGAATCCGTCATTCGCAGCAATTGTACCTATCTGGTCACCGGCGGAGCCGGGGGAATCGGCAAACTTCTGGCGAAGTACATTGCAAGCCAGGGCGGACAAGCTATTCTTTGTGGAAGAGCCGGAAATCCGCCGGAAGGACTTCACGCCCTCCTCGAGTCATACTCGAATCTGGAGTATGTGAGCTGTGATGTGACCGATCTTGCAGCGGTTCAACGTCTTCATCATCACTTGAAGCAGACATACGGGTCGGTACACGGAATTTTCCACTGCGCGGGGATTACGCGCGACGGATACCTAGTGCAGAAGGACAGAAGTGAGCTGGATCAGGTGCTCCGTGTAAAAGTAGAAGGCACAGCGAATCTCGATGAGGTATTTAAGCATGAGCCGCTGGCGTTCTTTGTCGCCTTCTCTTCGGTGGCGGGCATCTTGGGAAATCCAGGCCAAAGCGACTATGGATATGCCAACGGTTATATGGATGGATACATATACATGAGGGAAAGCCTGCGGGCCAAGGGGGAACGCAAAGGCCAATCATTGTCAGTCAACTGGCCGCTGTGGCGTGAAGGCGGCATGCAAGGCGGCAGTCATACCGAGCACACTTTGAGGGAACGATTCGGTATCACACTGCTGGAAACGGAAGCCGGACTCGGAGCAATGGAATGGGCGCTACGTCAGCAGGAAGCAGAACTGCTGATTCTGCCGGGCGATGAGAGCCGGATTGACGCCGTTATTGCAAAGGGAGAAGCGAAAAACCAGCCTCAAGGAGAAGCGTCTTTAACGCCACAATATACGCATGAGTTACCCGCTGAGGATACACTGTCTGCAAATCATAAGCTACCTGAAAAAGATTCGCTGCCCGCGTCACCGGCACATGCTTCGATAACGGCTGCGGAGGCGCTGACGAAGGATGATGATTTAGCAATCATTGGACTGAGCGGCAGATTCCCGGGTGCGGACGATCTTTTTGAATATTGGGAGGTCTTGAAGTCAGGAAAGGATTGTATTACGGAGATTGATCCAGAGCGCTGGAGCCATGAGGAAGTTCAGCGCATTGCGCGGGACAGTTGGTCCAAGGATGCCTCGAAATGGGGAGGATTCCTCCGCGACGTGGATAAATTTGATTCATTGCTGTTTAATGTCGCTCCTTACCAGGCGGCGCTGATGGATCCGCATGAACGAGTTTTTCTGGAGATGGCATGGGAAGCTTTTGAAGATGCGGGTTATACGAGATCGGCGCTGAAAGGCCGCAAAATTGGCGTATTTGCCGGAGCAATGTGGATGCAGTATCAGTTGTATAACAACAGCCGAAACGTGTCCACCTCGACCATTTCTTCGATTGCCAATCGGGTATCGTATTATTTTGGATTGACGGGTCCTTCGCTTGGAATTGACACGATGTGTTCTTCATCGCTTACGGCGCTGCATCTAGCTTGCCAAAGCGTCAAAAGCGGGGATTCTCCCATGGCTTTGGTGGGGGGCGTCAATCTGTCGGTTCATCCTGACAAATATTTATTGTTGTCTCAAGGAAACTTCGCTTCTTCAGACGGCCGTTGCCGGAGCTTCGGCGAGGGCGGGGACGGCTATGTGCCAGCAGAAGCAGCAGGCGCCATCTTGATCAAGCCGCTGGGACAGGCAAAGCGCGATCAAGACCGGATATACGCGGTCATAAAAGGGAGTGCCATCAACCACGGTGGAGAATCCAGTGGTTTTACGGTTCCCAACCAGAAGGCACAGGAAGAGGCTGTAGCAGAAGCGATTGCCCGCAGCGGAGTGGATGCCGCCACGATCAATTATATTGAGGCGCACGGCACAGGAACCTCACTTGGCGACCCCATTGAAGTAAGGGCGCTGATGAAAGCTTATAAGCCGTTCAGCACGGAAGAGTTCCGCTGTGCCATAGGTTCTGTCAAGTCCAATATCGGGCATGCCGAAGCGGCCGCAGGCATTTCGTCTATTGCTAAAGTACTTCTGCAGATGCAGCATGGACAACTTGTCCCTTCAATCCATTCGGAGACGCTGAACCCGCATATCCCTTTTGAAGATTCCGGATTTTATGTGCAGCGCAAGTTGGAGGAATGGAAACCGGTCATCACAACGGCGAGCGGCGTAACGACGGTGCATCCGCTTCGAGCCGGCATCAGCGCTTTCGGAGCTGGCGGCTCCAACGCCCATCTTATTCTGGAAAAGGTAGACGATGGCGCGGCGGAGACAATCCACGGTAGGAACGGAGCAGAGGAAGAGGGGCCGCATATTTTTGTGCTCTCTGCCCAAACCGCAGAACGGCTGCAGGCCTATGCAAGTCGGATGATGGTTTTTCTGGGCGGTGGAAGTAACCAAAGCGGTAAGGAGCTTCAAGATGCATTAGCGCAAGTTAAGGTTGCGGTAGCAGACATTCAGGGTATACCGGCCGGACACATCGGAGAGGACAGCACCCTGGGCGAGCTTGGGCTCGGTCATGTGGAATTCGTTCAGTTGTGCGGCAGGCTTGAAGCCGGCGGGCAGAGGTTGAACGCGTTGGCCTTCGACGGAGACTTTACAATGCATCAGATGGCATCCCTTGTCTCCGGATGGAACGGACAAGATGCCGCTCTATCCGCCTACAAAGGGAGAGGCGGGCATGACATTTCCTTGAGATCCCTAGCCTACACGCTGCAAACGGCCAGGGAGCCTATGAAGCACAGGATGGCCATTATTTATTATTCGCTGGATGAGCTGATTGGGGAGCTGAAGCTTTATCTCGATGGAGGCGCATCTGGACGAATATTCACCGGAGAGGGCGGAAAAAAAGCCGATCTGCAGCCCCAAACAGGATCTTACTCACTTAATCATGCCGGAACGTTGGCCAGAGCTTGGACTGAAGGCACGGCTATCATCTGGAAAGAGTTGTACGGGGCAAAGTTGCCCTTGCTTCTCCGGCTGCCGCATTATCCGTTTGCGCGGAAGCGGCACTGGATCGAGCCAATGGAACATGAGAACGGTGCTGTAAGATCGACAACTCCTGTTGCAAGCGCCGGAATTCATCCGGGCCAGTCTAAACGCCAAAGTCCGGAGGCTAGGCCTGCATCTGCACAGTCGGATTTCCTGAAAGCGGCCAGCCATTCTTATCAACAGGTTGAATCGGCAAGCGGAACATCCAGGCCACCCATGGCTGAAACGCCAGGGGTTCCTTATACGGGCAGCGAGGTAGGGCTGGAGTATATAGATGGCAATATCGCTTTGATTCGAATCCAAGACTCACTACATAACAATACATTTACACATGAGGTTATCCAGGGTATCACTCACTGCTTCCAGCGGGTACAGAACGACGAACGAATCAAGGCCATCGTGGTGGCGGGAAATGAACGGATTTTTTCCATGGGTGGAACCCAGGAACAACTGCTCGACATTTCAGATTCCAAGTTGAGCTTTACCGATGCCCCCATTCTATACCGGGGAATGCTGGAATGTCCCGTTCCGGTCATCTCTGCGATGGAAGGCCACGCCTCCGGCGGCGGCATGTTGTTCGGACTGTATGCGGATGTCGTGGTTATGGCCGAAGAGAGTGTGTATTCCGCGGCTTTTGCCAAATACGGGTTTACACCGGGCATGGGGGCCACATTTATTCTGGAGGATAAGCTGGGCAAGAATCTGGCCACCGAAATGATGTTTACCGCCAAAATGTATACGGGCGAGCAATTGAAGAATAGAGCGGCCTCCGTCCTTTTCAGGACGAAAGCCAACGTGCTACAAGAGGCGATTTCGATAGCGCGGCTTATAGCTGAGAAACCGCGGACAACGGTCAGCGTACTTAAGCGCGAGCTATCAGGCCGGGTTCTGAACTCGCTGCAGTACTGTGTAGAGCGCGAGAATGAGATGCACAGGATTACTTTTACAACACCGGAAGTCAAGGAAAAAATATTGCATTTGTATCGCTCTTATGGGCAGGAGGGTACGGAACGCATTCCGCAAACGCAGAAAGCGGCGGCAGAGATAAGAGAAGTCTTTCCTTCAGGAGCGTCGCGAGCCGCGCCTCCGCTTGACGAAAGTTCCGGTGCAAGTTTGGCACAGCCAAGCTCTCCATCGCAGCTAGCGCCGATGATTCCGCAGGCTCGTGGTGTTTCCCCGGCAGAAATACAGTCCGAGGTTGCACGGATCATCGCCAATCGTATTCAGCTGCATGAGGATGAATTGGATGAAGGAATGAATTTCAAGGACATGGGCGTGGACTCTATCAGCGGCGTCGAGATAGTACGCGACATCAATGAAAGCTTTGGCCTCCAACTGGATACCATCGACATTTATGATTATTCCACCATACAGCTCCTTTCAGCCCATATCATCAACTGGCAGGTGTCGGAGAAGCCTGGCCCGGAATCGCGGGTAGCGGTAGAAAGCAACGAGGAGCGGGATTTGCTGGATCTGTTGACACGGATGAACGAGGATGAACTGGATGTCAATGAAGTGGCCCAGTTTCTGGAGGTGTATCTATGA